Part of the Pseudomonas abietaniphila genome is shown below.
GCATCCGGCAGGTCGTCGTACTCAGCCGACATGAAACTGCACAGACACAACCGGTTGCCGCACTCCAGGGATCTGCGAAAGATCCACGGGTATCGGCGCAGCGCGCTTGCCGCATCGTCGGCTTCCGCCAGCAGCTCATCCAGATCGCGTGCGGTGTCTTCCCAGTAGCGCCGCGCCACGGCTGCGCCGAGATCGGCCTTGCTGGGAAAGTGATGGTAGACGCTCGCCGCCTTGATACCGACCTCTGCCGCCACATCGCGGAAATTCAGACCGCCGTAGCCGTGCGCCTGGGCGGTTTGCCGAGCCGCCGTCAGGATCGACTCCTTCGCATTCGTGCTCATGTAAAGACCTCGCATTCGTCAATGGTCACAAGCCTACCATTTGTTAGGTAGGGGTTGACAGCCCCTTTTTAACGCTCTAGCTTTTGCCTACCAATCGGCAGGTAGAGA
Proteins encoded:
- a CDS encoding TetR/AcrR family transcriptional regulator, yielding MSTNAKESILTAARQTAQAHGYGGLNFRDVAAEVGIKAASVYHHFPSKADLGAAVARRYWEDTARDLDELLAEADDAASALRRYPWIFRRSLECGNRLCLCSFMSAEYDDLPDAVKTEVQAFAEVNVAWLGKALVASKQVSSEHAEKRARAIFSAVSGAQLMARSRADISIFDELIDSYQDAGLLPAKA